The following coding sequences are from one Eucalyptus grandis isolate ANBG69807.140 chromosome 11, ASM1654582v1, whole genome shotgun sequence window:
- the LOC104424567 gene encoding caffeic acid 3-O-methyltransferase 1, with the protein MGSIPSETLVAPTQVPDEYETMLYAMQLASAAELPMVLKTALELDVLEIMAKAGPGACLSPREIASQLPTKNPDAPTMLDRILRLLATHSVVTCTMHKLPDGRAERLYGIAPVCKFLTKNEDGVSVASLCLMNHDKVLMESWYHLKDAVLEGGVSFDRAYGMNAFEYTRTDPRFNKVFNKAMSDVSTITMKEVLETYKGFDGLKSVVDIGGGTGAVLNMIVSKYPSIKGINFDLPHVIANAPSYPGVEHVGGDMFVSVPTGDAIFMKWICHDWSDEHCLKFLKNCYNALPEHGKVIVADCILPELPDTSFATKVAFHADLIMMAHNPGGKERTEKEFEALAKAAGFKRFRIACVAFDHVMEFLKN; encoded by the exons ATGGGTTCGATTCCGAGCGAGACCCTGGTGGCTCCGACCCAAGTCCCCGACGAGTACGAAACCATGTTATACGCCATGCAACTCGCTAGCGCGGCCGAGCTGCCCATGGTCCTCAAGACGGCTCTCGAGCTCGATGTCCTCGAGATCATGGCCAAGGCCGGGCCCGGCGCGTGCCTCTCTCCCCGTGAGATCGCGTCTCAACTCCCGACCAAGAACCCGGATGCGCCCACGATGCTCGATCGGATCTTGCGCCTCCTTGCGACCCACTCCGTTGTCACGTGCACCATGCACAAGCTCCCCGACGGCCGAGCCGAGAGGCTCTACGGGATCGCTCCGGTTTGCAAGTTCTTGACCAAGAACGAGGATGGTGTTTCGGTCGCCTCTTTGTGTCTCATGAACCACGATAAAGTCCTCATGGAAAGCTG GTACCACTTGAAAGATGCAGTTCTTGAAGGAGGAGTCTCGTTCGACAGGGCATATGGAATGAATGCATTCGAATACACCCGTACCGATCCGAGATTCAACAAAGTATTCAACAAAGCCATGTCCGATGTTTCGACCATCACCATGAAGGAGGTCCTTGAGACGTACAAAGGCTTCGACGGCCTCAAGTCGGTGGTCGACATAGGAGGTGGAACTGGCGCTGTCCTGAACATGATTGTCTCCAAGTACCCCTCCATTAAGGGCATCAACTTTGATTTGCCTCACGTCATTGCCAATGCTCCGTCCTATCCCG GCGTCGAGCATGTTGGAGGAGATATGTTCGTTAGTGTTCCTACAGGAGATGCAATTTTCATGAAG TGGATATGTCACGATTGGAGCGATGAGCATTGCCTGAAGTTCTTGAAGAATTGCTACAACGCCCTCCCTGAGCACGGGAAGGTCATAGTGGCCGACTGCATCCTTCCCGAACTCCCGGACACGAGCTTCGCGACCAAGGTAGCCTTTCATGCCGACCTGATCATGATGGCGCACAACCCCGGCGGGAAAGAGCGGACGGAGAAGGAGTTTGAGGCACTGGCCAAGGCTGCGGGGTTCAAGCGCTTCCGCATCGCGTGCGTTGCCTTTGATCACGTCATGGAATTCCTCAAGAACTAA